A single Mangrovimonas sp. YM274 DNA region contains:
- the ftsH gene encoding ATP-dependent zinc metalloprotease FtsH has translation MANDNKNTNKKPKFNLYWIYGIAILGILAVQLFAGGFGSEATATTTPQQFLEFLKDGDVSKIEIINKREAKVYLTDEAEQKEIHKKTVPNSIFPTVSPLPNYSFEFGDLQNFEKGINETIKDNNLNTEVKYKTEENLWGNFLISLLPFVLIIAVWIFIMRRMSSGGAGGAGGQIFNIGKSKAKLFDEKTDVKTSFKDVAGLEGAKEEVQEIVDFLKNPEKYTSLGGKIPKGALLVGPPGTGKTLLAKAVAGEAKVPFFSLSGSDFVEMFVGVGASRVRDLFKQAKEKSPSIIFIDEIDAIGRARGKSNFSGSNDERENTLNQLLTEMDGFGTNTNVIVLAATNRADVLDKALMRAGRFDRQIFVDLPDVRERKEIFEVHLRPIKQSEKLDIDFLAKQTPGFSGADIANVCNEAALIAARNGKKAVDKQDFLDAVDRIVGGLEKKNKIITPEEKRAVAYHEAGHATISWMLEHAAPLVKVTIVPRGQSLGAAWYLPEERLIVRPEQMLDEMCAALGGRAAEKVIFDKISTGALSDLEKVTKQARAMVTIYGLSDKVGNLTYYDSSGQSEYGFTKPYSEQTAELIDKEISDIIEEQYARAIKILEENKDKLTELAEVLLDKEVIFKDNLEKIFGKRPFDKVEEA, from the coding sequence ATGGCAAACGACAATAAGAACACCAATAAAAAACCAAAATTTAACCTCTATTGGATTTATGGAATCGCAATATTGGGAATTTTAGCAGTACAATTATTTGCGGGTGGTTTTGGAAGTGAAGCTACGGCAACCACAACCCCTCAACAGTTTTTGGAATTCCTTAAAGATGGTGATGTTTCCAAAATTGAAATTATCAATAAAAGAGAAGCCAAGGTTTATTTAACCGACGAAGCCGAACAAAAAGAAATTCATAAAAAAACAGTTCCAAACAGTATTTTCCCGACCGTTTCGCCTTTGCCAAATTATTCATTTGAATTTGGTGACCTTCAAAACTTTGAAAAAGGCATAAATGAAACTATTAAGGACAATAATTTAAATACCGAAGTAAAATATAAAACAGAAGAGAACCTTTGGGGCAATTTCCTAATTTCTCTGTTACCGTTTGTATTAATTATTGCCGTATGGATATTTATCATGCGCCGTATGTCTTCAGGTGGTGCAGGAGGAGCTGGAGGCCAGATTTTCAATATTGGAAAATCCAAAGCCAAACTCTTTGATGAAAAAACAGATGTAAAAACATCCTTTAAAGATGTAGCCGGATTGGAAGGTGCTAAGGAAGAAGTACAAGAAATTGTAGATTTCCTTAAAAATCCAGAAAAATACACTTCATTAGGAGGAAAAATCCCTAAAGGAGCCTTATTGGTAGGCCCTCCTGGTACCGGTAAAACTTTATTGGCAAAAGCCGTTGCAGGTGAAGCCAAAGTACCGTTCTTCTCATTATCTGGATCTGACTTTGTGGAAATGTTTGTTGGAGTTGGAGCATCTAGGGTAAGAGACTTATTTAAGCAAGCTAAAGAAAAGTCGCCTTCCATCATTTTTATTGATGAAATTGATGCGATAGGTAGAGCTCGTGGTAAAAGTAATTTCTCAGGTTCTAATGATGAACGTGAAAACACACTTAACCAACTTTTGACTGAAATGGACGGTTTTGGAACCAATACCAACGTTATTGTATTGGCCGCTACCAACAGAGCCGATGTTTTGGATAAAGCCCTAATGAGAGCAGGTCGTTTTGACCGTCAGATTTTTGTGGATCTTCCAGATGTAAGGGAACGTAAAGAAATTTTTGAAGTTCACTTGAGACCAATCAAGCAATCTGAAAAATTGGATATCGATTTTCTTGCCAAACAAACCCCAGGATTTTCAGGAGCTGATATTGCCAATGTATGTAACGAAGCAGCCTTAATTGCCGCTAGAAATGGTAAGAAAGCGGTAGATAAGCAAGACTTTTTGGATGCTGTAGACCGTATCGTTGGTGGTTTGGAGAAGAAGAACAAAATAATCACTCCGGAAGAAAAACGTGCCGTGGCATATCACGAAGCTGGTCACGCCACCATAAGCTGGATGTTGGAGCACGCTGCCCCTTTGGTTAAAGTTACTATTGTGCCCCGCGGACAATCGCTTGGTGCGGCATGGTATTTACCGGAAGAGCGCTTAATTGTCCGTCCAGAACAGATGTTGGACGAAATGTGTGCCGCTTTAGGAGGAAGAGCTGCGGAAAAAGTGATTTTCGATAAAATATCTACCGGAGCTTTGAGCGACCTTGAAAAAGTGACCAAACAAGCCAGAGCAATGGTGACCATTTATGGACTTAGTGACAAGGTAGGTAATTTAACCTATTACGATTCTTCAGGACAGTCAGAATACGGATTTACCAAGCCGTATAGTGAGCAAACTGCTGAATTGATTGACAAGGAGATTTCGGATATTATTGAAGAGCAATATGCTCGTGCCATAAAGATTCTTGAAGAGAACAAAGATAAGCTAACTGAGTTGGCAGAAGTGCTTCTTGACAAAGAAGTCATCTTTAAAGATAACCTTGAAAAGATCTTCGGAAAAAGACCTTTTGACAAGGTAGAAGAAGCATAG
- a CDS encoding LUD domain-containing protein produces the protein MSLFRKIFGLKSDNEEDNIKNEERGKYMPEIKLPVDERFTINFKANGGKFLYCENLDEIRESLRLILNENDWQNEPALLLDDRLKELFKGMDHQSTKSLSEATYFLSTCEYLISDDGSLLISSNQIAEKKLKELPPNFIIYATTSQFVENIGEGLRGIKGKNKEKIPTNITTIKHFKAPAEDKDFLSYGSSSKNLYLLLLEDL, from the coding sequence ATGAGTCTATTTCGTAAAATCTTCGGACTTAAGTCTGATAATGAAGAGGATAACATAAAAAACGAAGAGAGAGGCAAATATATGCCGGAGATCAAGCTACCTGTAGATGAACGATTCACTATCAATTTTAAGGCTAATGGTGGCAAATTCCTGTATTGCGAAAATCTAGATGAAATTAGGGAAAGTCTAAGGTTAATTCTAAACGAAAATGATTGGCAAAATGAGCCCGCATTGTTGTTGGACGACCGCCTAAAAGAACTTTTCAAAGGAATGGACCACCAGTCTACAAAGAGCCTTTCTGAAGCGACTTATTTTTTATCTACTTGTGAATATTTGATTTCCGACGATGGTTCTTTATTGATTTCTTCCAATCAAATTGCCGAGAAAAAACTTAAAGAATTACCTCCAAATTTTATCATTTATGCCACTACCAGCCAATTTGTTGAAAACATTGGTGAAGGTCTTCGTGGTATTAAAGGGAAAAACAAAGAAAAGATTCCTACTAACATTACTACCATTAAGCACTTTAAAGCTCCTGCTGAAGATAAAGATTTCCTTTCCTATGGAAGTAGTTCAAAAAACTTATATTTGCTACTTCTTGAGGATTTGTAG
- a CDS encoding phosphatidate cytidylyltransferase: MKELVTRTLSGILYISLLMLSLCWKTALAILFYLFGLVCLAEFKKLIGLEKFLPYVIFTILYFVFGYWLSIVNTTSGFNDSIQILHVITIFVQLFLIKDLFSEKTIPLFSSKRYIITTFYLSSGFVFLFLIANYNHNFTPLLLLGTFIILWTNDTFAYLVGKNFGKQKLFAKVSPKKTVEGFLGGLFFSCVASYFIAKFTDTLNFNHWLVLAIIASVFGTLGDLIESKFKRQANVKDSGVIMPGHGGLLDRLDSIIFAAPFIYLYLRFTYVS, translated from the coding sequence ATGAAAGAACTTGTTACCAGGACCTTATCGGGTATTTTATATATCAGCTTGCTTATGCTCTCCCTTTGTTGGAAAACAGCGTTAGCAATTCTATTTTACTTGTTTGGTTTAGTTTGTTTGGCTGAGTTCAAGAAGTTGATTGGCCTAGAGAAATTTTTGCCTTATGTAATCTTCACAATTTTATATTTTGTATTTGGCTATTGGTTATCCATTGTCAACACAACGTCAGGTTTCAATGATTCCATCCAAATACTACATGTCATCACCATCTTTGTACAATTATTTTTAATTAAAGATTTATTTTCTGAAAAGACCATTCCGCTTTTCAGCTCCAAACGCTATATCATAACAACTTTTTATCTATCGAGTGGGTTTGTCTTTTTATTTTTAATTGCCAATTACAATCATAATTTTACGCCTCTACTACTTTTAGGCACCTTTATAATTCTTTGGACTAATGACACGTTTGCCTATTTAGTTGGGAAGAACTTTGGAAAACAAAAGCTTTTTGCCAAAGTTTCTCCAAAGAAAACAGTAGAAGGTTTTTTAGGAGGATTGTTTTTTTCCTGTGTGGCTAGCTATTTTATTGCTAAATTTACAGATACATTAAATTTCAATCATTGGCTAGTATTAGCCATTATCGCCAGTGTTTTTGGCACTTTAGGTGATTTGATTGAATCTAAGTTTAAAAGACAAGCTAACGTAAAGGATAGTGGTGTAATAATGCCAGGACATGGAGGCTTATTAGATCGTTTGGACAGCATTATATTTGCAGCACCTTTTATCTATTTATATTTAAGATTTACTTATGTTTCATAA
- a CDS encoding phosphatidylserine decarboxylase family protein produces the protein MFHKEGHKIIFITLVIVVALLMTIDYTVHLPWLRTVLMLAALVFLILILQFFRNPKRKTVPNENHALSPVDGKVVVIEEVFEKEFFNEKRIQVSVFMSPLNVHVTRYPVSGNVVFSKYHPGKYLVAWHPKASEENERTTVVVNNPKFGNVLYRQIAGALAKRIVNYAKVDDKAIQGADSGFIKFGSRVDVFLPLDANIKVSLNQVVKGGESIIAEI, from the coding sequence ATGTTTCATAAAGAAGGCCATAAAATTATTTTCATTACTCTGGTTATTGTTGTTGCACTTTTAATGACCATTGACTACACTGTTCACTTACCTTGGCTAAGAACGGTTTTAATGTTAGCCGCCTTAGTGTTTCTAATTCTGATTTTACAGTTTTTCAGAAACCCAAAAAGAAAGACGGTCCCAAATGAAAACCATGCCCTATCGCCTGTAGACGGTAAGGTTGTAGTTATTGAAGAGGTTTTTGAAAAAGAATTCTTTAATGAAAAGCGCATACAAGTATCTGTATTTATGTCGCCTTTAAATGTTCACGTAACACGTTATCCTGTTAGTGGCAATGTCGTTTTTAGCAAATACCATCCCGGAAAGTACTTGGTAGCTTGGCATCCAAAAGCAAGCGAAGAAAACGAACGCACCACGGTTGTTGTAAACAATCCAAAGTTTGGAAACGTGTTATACAGACAAATTGCTGGAGCACTGGCAAAACGTATTGTAAATTATGCCAAGGTAGATGATAAAGCCATACAAGGAGCCGATTCTGGTTTTATTAAGTTTGGCTCTAGAGTAGATGTATTTTTACCATTGGACGCCAACATAAAAGTTAGTTTGAATCAAGTAGTAAAAGGAGGCGAAAGCATTATAGCAGAAATATAA
- a CDS encoding acyl-CoA-binding protein produces the protein MTPEELDIEFKEAVKMVNNYTEPFPADFLLRLYAYYKKATGDYGRPSSRKPIINAFKTNALFQVQNVSRDEAKRIYIDLVKNYFLYRK, from the coding sequence ATGACACCTGAAGAATTGGATATCGAGTTTAAGGAAGCTGTAAAAATGGTTAACAATTATACGGAACCATTTCCCGCAGACTTTTTATTACGCCTCTACGCTTACTATAAAAAAGCTACCGGTGATTACGGTAGGCCAAGCAGCCGAAAGCCTATAATTAACGCTTTTAAAACAAATGCCCTTTTCCAGGTTCAAAATGTGAGCCGTGATGAAGCCAAGCGCATTTATATTGATTTGGTAAAAAATTACTTTCTTTACCGTAAATAA
- a CDS encoding dimethylarginine dimethylaminohydrolase family protein — MLQLHVTNETSRLRAVVLGTAESIGPIPSEEEAYDPKSIEHIKAGTYPKEADMVQEMDAVAKVFEKYEVQVFRPKTIKDYNQIFARDIAFVIEDKLIKANILPDREREVEAIQHVIDQIPAENVITLPEDCHVEGGDVMPCGDFIFVGTYSGPDYSNYITARTNMDAVIALQELFPEKTVKAFELRKSNTNAKENALHLDCCFQPIGKDKAIIHKNGFLVESEYKWLVNFFGEENVFEITKDEMYNMYSNVFSISEDVIISERNFTRLNTWLREQGFTVEEVPYAEIAKQEGLLRCSTMPLIRD, encoded by the coding sequence ATGTTGCAATTACATGTTACAAATGAGACGTCACGTCTTAGAGCGGTTGTTTTAGGAACTGCTGAAAGCATTGGTCCAATTCCTTCAGAAGAAGAAGCTTATGACCCTAAATCAATAGAGCATATTAAGGCCGGGACTTATCCAAAAGAAGCGGATATGGTTCAAGAAATGGACGCAGTAGCGAAAGTGTTTGAGAAATATGAGGTGCAGGTATTCCGTCCTAAAACCATAAAGGATTATAATCAAATTTTTGCTAGAGATATTGCTTTTGTTATCGAGGATAAATTAATTAAGGCAAATATTCTTCCTGATAGAGAGCGTGAAGTAGAAGCGATACAGCATGTAATTGATCAAATTCCAGCAGAAAATGTCATTACGCTTCCGGAGGATTGTCATGTAGAAGGGGGAGATGTAATGCCTTGTGGCGATTTTATTTTTGTAGGAACTTATTCTGGCCCGGATTATTCAAATTATATTACGGCCAGAACCAATATGGATGCGGTTATTGCCCTTCAGGAATTGTTTCCAGAGAAAACAGTAAAGGCTTTTGAGCTTAGAAAATCAAATACAAATGCCAAAGAAAACGCGTTGCATTTGGATTGTTGTTTCCAACCAATAGGGAAGGACAAGGCCATTATTCATAAAAATGGCTTTTTGGTAGAGAGTGAATATAAATGGCTAGTGAATTTTTTTGGTGAGGAGAATGTTTTTGAAATTACAAAAGATGAAATGTACAACATGTATAGCAATGTGTTTTCAATTTCAGAAGATGTAATAATTTCCGAACGCAATTTTACAAGATTGAATACTTGGTTAAGGGAGCAAGGTTTTACGGTTGAGGAAGTGCCCTATGCCGAAATTGCTAAACAAGAAGGTTTACTGCGATGCTCTACAATGCCTTTAATAAGAGATTAG
- a CDS encoding citrate synthase, which yields MSDKAILEINGQKHEFPLITGAEDEVAIDIKNLRSATNGVITIDPGYKNTGSCESAITFLDGEKGILRYRGYSIEELAEKADFLEVAYLLIFGELPTQEQLDKFHSDIKKHSVVDDDIKKIVDAFPRSAHPMGVLSSLTSALTAFNPSSVNVDSEEEMYNAIVRILAKFPVLVAWTMHKKLGLPLDYGDKNLGYVENILKMLFKQPNEEYVQNPILINALDKLLILHADHEQNCSTSTVRIVGSSHAGLFASLSAGISALWGPLHGGANQAVLEMLEAIKADGGDTKKYMGKAKDKDDPFRLMGFGHRVYKNFDPRAKIIKKAADEVLGDLGIEDPILDIAKGLEKEALEDNYFVDRKLYPNVDFYSGIIYRAMGIPTDMFTVMFALGRLPGWIAQWREMRLRKEPIGRPRQIYVGETLRSFKDIKDR from the coding sequence ATGTCAGATAAAGCTATATTAGAAATTAACGGTCAAAAACATGAGTTTCCTTTAATTACAGGGGCAGAAGATGAAGTTGCAATCGATATCAAAAATTTACGGAGTGCTACCAATGGAGTGATTACCATTGACCCGGGTTACAAGAACACAGGATCGTGTGAAAGTGCCATTACATTTTTGGATGGAGAAAAGGGAATTTTGAGGTACAGGGGTTATTCTATTGAAGAATTAGCCGAGAAGGCCGACTTTTTGGAAGTAGCTTATTTATTGATTTTTGGAGAATTGCCTACGCAAGAGCAATTGGACAAATTCCACTCAGATATTAAGAAACATTCTGTTGTAGATGATGACATCAAGAAGATTGTGGATGCCTTCCCAAGATCAGCCCATCCAATGGGAGTTTTATCTTCTTTAACCAGTGCTCTTACGGCATTTAATCCTTCTTCGGTAAATGTAGATTCTGAGGAAGAAATGTACAATGCCATTGTTCGAATTTTGGCTAAGTTCCCGGTATTGGTAGCTTGGACTATGCACAAGAAATTGGGATTGCCATTAGATTATGGAGATAAGAATTTGGGTTATGTAGAGAACATTTTGAAAATGTTGTTCAAGCAACCAAACGAAGAATATGTTCAAAATCCAATTTTGATCAATGCTTTGGACAAGTTGTTGATTCTTCACGCTGATCACGAACAAAACTGTTCGACGTCTACAGTAAGAATTGTAGGGTCATCTCATGCAGGTTTGTTTGCTTCACTTTCAGCTGGTATTTCGGCACTTTGGGGACCACTTCACGGTGGAGCTAACCAAGCTGTTTTGGAAATGTTGGAAGCTATTAAGGCAGATGGTGGCGATACCAAAAAATACATGGGGAAAGCCAAAGATAAAGACGATCCATTCCGTTTGATGGGATTCGGACACCGTGTTTATAAAAACTTTGATCCTAGAGCTAAAATCATCAAAAAAGCTGCAGATGAAGTGTTAGGTGATTTAGGAATTGAAGATCCTATCTTGGATATCGCAAAAGGATTGGAAAAAGAGGCTTTGGAAGACAACTATTTTGTAGATAGAAAGTTGTATCCAAACGTAGATTTCTATTCAGGAATCATTTATAGAGCTATGGGAATTCCTACCGATATGTTTACGGTTATGTTCGCCTTAGGAAGACTACCAGGTTGGATTGCGCAATGGAGAGAAATGAGATTGCGTAAAGAGCCGATTGGACGTCCTCGTCAAATTTATGTTGGTGAAACACTGAGGTCTTTTAAAGATATAAAAGACAGATAA